One segment of Pandoraea pnomenusa DNA contains the following:
- the nth gene encoding endonuclease III, producing MNDAKRRALFETLQRLNPNPTTELEYTSPFELLIAVLLSAQATDVSVNKATRKLYAVANTPAKMLALGEAGVSEYIKTIGLYRTKAKNVIATCRLLLDAHGGEVPRSREALEALPGVGRKTANVVLNTAFGEDTIAVDTHIFRVANRTGLAPGKDPLAVELALERVTPREFRHDAHHWLILHGRYVCKARKPECWHCAIEPLCDFRPKTPAPKT from the coding sequence ATGAACGACGCCAAACGCCGTGCCCTGTTCGAGACCCTGCAACGACTCAATCCGAACCCGACGACGGAGCTCGAGTACACGTCGCCGTTCGAATTGCTGATCGCCGTGTTGCTCTCGGCCCAGGCGACCGACGTGTCCGTGAACAAGGCCACGCGCAAGCTGTACGCGGTGGCCAACACGCCGGCGAAGATGCTCGCACTCGGGGAAGCGGGTGTATCGGAGTACATCAAGACGATCGGCCTGTACCGCACCAAGGCGAAGAATGTCATAGCCACCTGTCGGTTGTTGCTCGACGCGCACGGCGGTGAAGTGCCGCGCTCGCGCGAGGCGCTGGAGGCGTTGCCGGGCGTGGGTCGCAAGACCGCGAACGTCGTCCTCAATACGGCCTTCGGCGAGGACACGATCGCGGTCGATACGCATATCTTCCGGGTGGCGAACCGCACCGGCCTGGCGCCCGGCAAGGATCCGCTCGCCGTGGAACTCGCGCTCGAGCGCGTGACGCCGCGAGAGTTCAGGCACGACGCGCATCACTGGTTGATTCTGCACGGTCGATACGTATGCAAGGCCCGCAAGCCCGAGTGCTGGCATTGCGCGATCGAACCGCTGTGCGATTTCCGGCCGAAAACCCCTGCACCGAAAACCTGA
- a CDS encoding malonic semialdehyde reductase, whose translation MSSIAKEAIAQLFTDARTHNAWLDKPVSDETLRELYELVKWGPTSANTTPARIVFVKSPEAKAKLLECMAPGNVEKTRTAPVTAIIAFDLKFYEHLPKLFPNGAEKMVPMFSGDAAKAAGAAHMNSSLQGGYFILAARALGLDCGPMAGFDAQKVNDTFFGGTEWRVNFICNLGYGDHAQLFPRNPRLSFDEAARII comes from the coding sequence ATGAGCAGCATTGCCAAAGAAGCCATCGCCCAACTTTTCACCGACGCCCGCACCCACAACGCGTGGCTCGACAAGCCGGTCAGCGACGAGACGCTGCGCGAACTCTACGAACTCGTGAAGTGGGGCCCGACGTCGGCCAACACCACGCCTGCACGCATCGTTTTCGTGAAGAGCCCGGAAGCCAAGGCGAAATTGCTCGAGTGCATGGCACCCGGTAATGTCGAAAAGACGCGCACCGCGCCGGTGACGGCAATCATCGCCTTCGATCTGAAGTTCTACGAGCACCTGCCGAAACTGTTCCCGAACGGCGCCGAGAAGATGGTGCCGATGTTCTCGGGCGACGCCGCCAAGGCCGCTGGCGCGGCGCACATGAACAGCTCGCTGCAAGGCGGCTACTTCATCCTCGCCGCGCGTGCGCTGGGTCTGGATTGCGGACCGATGGCCGGCTTCGACGCCCAGAAGGTCAATGACACGTTCTTCGGCGGCACCGAGTGGCGCGTGAACTTCATCTGCAACCTGGGCTACGGCGATCACGCGCAGCTCTTCCCGCGCAATCCGCGCCTGTCGTTCGACGAGGCCGCGCGCATCATCTAA
- a CDS encoding DMT family transporter, which yields MPSVPPPSAWGGVALIALSASAFGAMAIFARAASASGADMYAMLLFRFFVASALLLIWCRVRRVSFPSRRQTIGIALMGGIGYVGQSLCFFGALQYAQASLVALLLYLYPVFVTILAAIFLHERLTPVKLGALALCSLGTALTVGGGQGQPLGMALAVAAALIYSGYIVVGARLTRGVDARATATLVCLAATVSFGAMVAIRASQGVSLRWPGSYGGWAALLAIAVCSTVIAILTFFAGLQRLGAGRASMLSTLEPVVTVLLAAMLLGETLSIAQWGGGVLILGGVLWLSARGGASGA from the coding sequence ATGCCGTCTGTCCCGCCGCCGTCGGCATGGGGCGGCGTGGCGCTGATCGCCCTGTCGGCGTCGGCATTCGGCGCCATGGCCATCTTCGCGCGCGCGGCCTCGGCGTCCGGGGCCGATATGTACGCGATGCTCCTGTTCCGCTTCTTTGTCGCGTCTGCGCTGCTGCTGATCTGGTGCCGGGTGCGGCGCGTGTCGTTTCCGTCGCGCCGCCAGACGATCGGCATCGCGCTCATGGGCGGCATCGGCTACGTCGGGCAGTCGTTGTGCTTCTTCGGGGCGCTGCAATACGCGCAGGCGTCGCTCGTTGCCCTGCTGCTCTACCTTTATCCGGTGTTCGTGACGATTCTGGCTGCGATCTTCCTGCATGAGCGCCTCACGCCGGTGAAGCTCGGCGCGCTCGCGCTGTGTTCGCTGGGCACGGCACTGACCGTGGGCGGGGGGCAGGGGCAACCGCTCGGCATGGCATTGGCCGTGGCGGCGGCGCTGATCTATTCGGGGTACATCGTCGTGGGCGCGCGTCTCACACGTGGAGTCGACGCGAGAGCGACCGCGACGCTCGTCTGCCTGGCCGCCACCGTGTCGTTCGGCGCCATGGTGGCGATACGCGCATCTCAGGGCGTTTCGCTGCGATGGCCGGGCAGCTACGGCGGATGGGCGGCGCTGCTGGCCATCGCCGTGTGCTCGACGGTCATTGCGATTCTCACCTTCTTCGCCGGTCTTCAGCGTCTGGGGGCCGGGCGCGCGTCGATGCTCTCGACGCTCGAACCCGTGGTTACGGTCCTGCTCGCGGCCATGTTGCTGGGCGAAACGCTCTCCATCGCCCAGTGGGGAGGGGGCGTACTGATTCTCGGCGGCGTACTCTGGCTCTCCGCGCGCGGCGGTGCCTCGGGAGCATGA
- a CDS encoding DUF1841 family protein encodes MFNPSRDEVRQFFCTTWHKQRSGGILTPLETIAADWIQEHPEYHDALDDTEDASSRDYSPEAGQTNPFLHLSMHLAISEQVSIDQPPGIRAAYEKLTNRLDSPHEAQHRIMECLGQTLWEAQRSGQPPDSDAYLQRIEQQASR; translated from the coding sequence ATGTTCAATCCGAGCCGCGACGAAGTCCGGCAATTCTTTTGCACCACCTGGCACAAGCAACGCAGCGGTGGCATTCTCACGCCGCTCGAGACGATTGCAGCCGACTGGATTCAGGAGCACCCCGAGTATCACGATGCGCTCGACGATACCGAGGATGCGAGCAGTCGCGACTATTCGCCCGAGGCCGGGCAAACCAACCCGTTCCTGCATCTGTCGATGCATCTGGCGATCAGCGAGCAGGTCTCGATCGATCAGCCGCCAGGCATCCGTGCCGCCTACGAGAAACTGACGAACCGCCTCGATTCACCGCACGAGGCGCAGCACCGGATCATGGAGTGCCTCGGACAAACGCTTTGGGAAGCGCAGCGCAGCGGCCAGCCGCCGGACTCCGACGCCTACCTCCAGCGCATCGAGCAGCAGGCCTCGCGATAG
- a CDS encoding c-type cytochrome: protein MKHSMYATTKAALAASLMPLLVGAMFAGSAHAAGNVANGKALVEKGMCVSCHGANLNAPITPEYPKLAGQYADYVYNALRAYQNETSLVFGRSNAIMKTQVMSNPATVGKDGKPRPFTSEELKDIAAYVESLPGDLVTKK from the coding sequence ATGAAGCATTCGATGTATGCGACGACCAAGGCCGCCCTGGCGGCATCCCTGATGCCCCTGCTGGTCGGCGCCATGTTCGCCGGCTCGGCGCATGCTGCCGGCAATGTGGCCAATGGCAAGGCGCTGGTGGAGAAGGGCATGTGCGTGAGCTGCCATGGCGCCAATCTGAACGCGCCGATCACCCCCGAATATCCGAAGCTGGCGGGGCAATACGCCGACTACGTCTACAACGCGCTGCGTGCCTACCAGAACGAAACGAGCCTGGTGTTCGGCCGCTCCAATGCCATCATGAAGACCCAGGTCATGTCCAATCCCGCCACGGTGGGCAAGGACGGCAAGCCGCGTCCCTTCACGTCGGAAGAATTGAAGGACATCGCCGCCTACGTGGAATCGCTTCCCGGCGATCTCGTCACTAAGAAGTAA
- a CDS encoding c-type cytochrome, with product MKKFLTMMALALGGTSLTLHAAELTPNIEAAKGKVAMCIGCHGIPDYRTAFPEVYHVPRIGGQNAKYIENALNEYKKGDRKFQSMHAIAATLSDQDIVDIAAYYAAQSASTPVNPQK from the coding sequence ATGAAAAAGTTCCTCACGATGATGGCGCTAGCGCTTGGTGGCACGTCGCTCACGCTGCATGCGGCCGAACTCACGCCAAACATCGAAGCGGCGAAGGGCAAGGTCGCCATGTGCATCGGATGCCACGGCATTCCCGACTATCGCACCGCGTTCCCCGAGGTGTATCACGTGCCCAGGATCGGCGGACAGAACGCGAAATACATCGAAAACGCGCTGAACGAATACAAGAAGGGCGATCGCAAGTTCCAGTCGATGCACGCCATCGCAGCCACGTTGTCCGATCAGGACATCGTCGACATCGCCGCTTACTACGCGGCGCAGTCGGCGTCGACGCCGGTCAATCCCCAGAAGTAA
- a CDS encoding AAA family ATPase produces the protein MRFEGSSQYVATDDLKLAVNAAATLQRPLLIKGEPGTGKTMLAEEVAAALDMPLLQWHVKSTTKAQQGLYEYDAVSRLRDSQLGDERVRDIANYIVKGVLWQAFEADRPVVLLIDEIDKADIEFPNDLLRELDRMEFYVYETRQLIKARHRPLVIITSNNEKELPDAFLRRCFFHYIKFPEPATMQSIIDVHFPNIRRELVSAAMATFFEVREIPGLKKKPSTSELIDWLKLLMAEEIGPEALRSADNKLAIPPLAGALLKNEQDMHLFERLVFMNRANR, from the coding sequence ATGCGCTTTGAAGGCTCTTCCCAGTACGTCGCCACCGACGACCTCAAGCTCGCCGTGAATGCGGCGGCCACGCTCCAACGTCCGCTGCTCATCAAGGGCGAACCCGGCACCGGCAAGACCATGCTCGCCGAGGAAGTCGCCGCCGCCCTCGACATGCCGCTGCTGCAATGGCACGTGAAGTCCACGACGAAGGCGCAGCAAGGGCTTTACGAATACGACGCCGTGTCGCGCCTGCGCGATTCGCAACTGGGCGACGAGCGTGTTCGCGACATCGCCAACTACATCGTCAAGGGTGTGCTCTGGCAGGCCTTCGAGGCCGACCGGCCCGTGGTGCTGCTGATCGACGAGATCGACAAGGCCGATATCGAATTCCCTAACGATCTGCTGCGCGAGCTCGACCGCATGGAGTTCTACGTCTACGAGACGCGCCAGCTGATCAAGGCACGGCATCGCCCGCTCGTCATCATCACGTCGAACAACGAGAAGGAGCTGCCCGACGCCTTCCTGCGCCGCTGCTTCTTCCACTACATCAAGTTCCCCGAGCCGGCCACGATGCAGTCGATCATCGACGTGCACTTCCCGAACATTCGCCGCGAACTGGTCAGCGCCGCCATGGCGACGTTCTTCGAGGTGCGCGAGATTCCGGGCCTGAAGAAGAAGCCGTCGACCTCGGAGCTGATCGACTGGCTCAAGCTGCTCATGGCCGAGGAAATCGGGCCGGAGGCGCTGCGCAGCGCCGACAACAAGCTGGCCATTCCGCCGCTCGCGGGCGCGCTGCTCAAGAACGAACAGGACATGCATCTGTTCGAGCGTCTCGTGTTCATGAATCGCGCCAACCGGTAA
- a CDS encoding vWA domain-containing protein has protein sequence MLIDFFYTLRAAKLPVSVKEYLTLLEALQRQVIAPSLDEFYYLARLSLVKDEKHYDKFDQAFGAYFKGVQQVVDASGEVPLEWLRKRMQRELSPEDKARIQALGGLDKLMERLKQLFDEQKGRHEGGSKWIGTGGTSPFGNGGFNPEGIRIGGESNGNRTAVKVWDQRAYRDYDDTVELGTRNIKVALRRLRKFAREGAAEELDLDDTIRSTAANAGWLDLKLVPERHNNVKVLMLLDVGGSMDDHIARTEELFSAAKSEFKHLEFYYFHNCVYDFLWRQNRRRHSERFETWDVLRKYPADYKLIFVGDATMSPYEVLQPGGSVEYNNKEAGAVWLRRFIDRFPHHAWLNPEPEAIWQYRQSISVIRQLFANRMYPITIAGLESAMRVLSK, from the coding sequence ATGCTGATCGACTTCTTCTACACCCTGCGCGCGGCAAAGCTGCCGGTCTCGGTCAAGGAATACCTGACGCTGCTCGAAGCGCTGCAGCGTCAGGTCATCGCGCCCTCGCTGGACGAGTTCTACTATCTGGCGCGCCTCTCGCTCGTCAAGGACGAGAAGCACTACGACAAGTTCGATCAGGCGTTCGGCGCGTACTTCAAGGGCGTGCAGCAGGTCGTCGACGCGTCAGGCGAAGTGCCGCTCGAATGGCTCAGGAAGCGCATGCAGCGCGAACTCTCGCCCGAGGACAAGGCACGCATCCAGGCGCTGGGCGGCCTGGACAAGCTCATGGAACGCCTCAAGCAACTGTTCGACGAGCAGAAGGGCCGCCACGAAGGCGGCAGCAAATGGATCGGCACCGGCGGCACGTCGCCCTTCGGCAACGGTGGTTTCAACCCCGAGGGCATTCGCATCGGCGGCGAGAGCAATGGCAATCGCACCGCGGTGAAAGTGTGGGATCAGCGCGCATACCGGGATTACGATGACACCGTCGAGCTCGGCACGCGCAACATCAAGGTCGCACTGCGCCGACTGCGCAAGTTCGCGCGCGAGGGTGCGGCCGAAGAACTCGATCTCGACGACACCATTCGCTCCACGGCCGCCAACGCGGGCTGGCTCGATCTGAAGCTGGTGCCGGAGCGCCACAACAATGTGAAGGTTCTCATGCTGCTGGACGTGGGCGGCTCGATGGACGACCACATCGCGCGCACGGAAGAGCTGTTCTCGGCGGCAAAATCCGAATTCAAGCATCTCGAGTTCTATTACTTCCACAACTGCGTCTACGACTTTCTGTGGCGCCAGAATCGTCGTCGTCACAGCGAGCGCTTCGAGACATGGGACGTGCTGCGCAAGTATCCGGCGGACTACAAGCTGATCTTCGTGGGCGACGCCACCATGAGTCCGTACGAGGTGCTGCAACCGGGTGGCTCGGTCGAGTACAACAACAAGGAAGCCGGCGCCGTATGGCTGCGCCGCTTCATCGATCGCTTTCCGCACCATGCCTGGCTCAACCCCGAGCCCGAGGCGATATGGCAGTATCGCCAATCGATTTCGGTGATCCGCCAGCTATTTGCCAATCGGATGTATCCCATCACGATCGCCGGACTCGAATCGGCCATGCGGGTGCTGAGCAAGTAA
- a CDS encoding benzoate/H(+) symporter BenE family transporter, with protein sequence MTSSTTSLPPLRPLADTSPSAIVAGFVAMMTGYTSSLILMFQAGQAAHLSSAQISSWIWALSIGMGVTTIGLSLRYRTPVVVAWSTPGAALLITSLPGVPYGEAIGAFIVCNALIAVCGLTGGFETIMRRVPPALASALLAGILFRIGLEIFVAAQHQTALVLSMFFTYLVVKRFASRYAILLALIVGTAVAGGLGLLDFSRFDVSLARPVWTTPSFSLSATISIAIPLFVVAMASQNVPGLAVLRADGYKVPASPLISTTGIASVLLAPFGSHGIHLAAITAAICTGREAHEDPAKRYTAAVWSGVFYLIAGTFGATIAALFAAFPKALVVSIAALALFGSIMNGLANAMHDTRQREAALITFMVTASGLTLLSIGSAFWGLIAGVLTLAILQWRRA encoded by the coding sequence ATGACGTCCAGCACGACCTCCCTGCCGCCGCTCCGCCCCCTGGCAGACACGTCGCCGTCGGCCATCGTGGCCGGCTTCGTAGCGATGATGACGGGCTACACCAGCTCGCTGATTCTGATGTTCCAGGCGGGCCAGGCCGCCCATCTCTCGTCGGCGCAGATTTCGTCCTGGATCTGGGCGCTGTCGATCGGCATGGGGGTGACCACCATCGGGCTGTCGCTGCGCTATCGCACACCCGTGGTCGTGGCGTGGTCGACGCCGGGCGCCGCGCTGCTGATCACGTCGCTGCCTGGCGTGCCCTATGGCGAGGCCATTGGTGCCTTCATCGTCTGCAATGCACTCATTGCGGTGTGCGGGTTGACCGGCGGCTTCGAGACGATCATGCGCCGGGTGCCGCCCGCGCTGGCGTCTGCATTGCTTGCCGGCATCCTGTTTCGCATCGGGCTGGAGATCTTCGTCGCCGCGCAGCACCAGACCGCGCTCGTGCTCTCCATGTTCTTCACCTACCTCGTGGTCAAGCGCTTCGCGTCGCGCTACGCGATCTTGCTGGCGCTGATCGTGGGCACGGCCGTCGCGGGCGGACTTGGCCTGCTCGACTTCAGTCGTTTCGACGTGTCGCTGGCCAGACCCGTATGGACTACGCCGTCGTTCTCGCTGTCGGCGACGATCAGCATCGCGATTCCGCTGTTCGTGGTGGCGATGGCCTCCCAGAACGTGCCCGGACTGGCCGTGCTGCGCGCCGACGGCTACAAGGTGCCTGCATCGCCACTGATTTCGACGACGGGCATCGCCTCGGTACTGCTTGCGCCGTTTGGGTCGCACGGGATCCATCTGGCGGCGATCACGGCCGCCATCTGCACCGGGCGCGAGGCCCATGAAGACCCCGCCAAGCGTTACACCGCAGCAGTCTGGTCGGGCGTGTTCTACCTGATCGCGGGTACCTTCGGTGCGACCATTGCCGCCTTGTTCGCGGCGTTCCCGAAAGCGCTCGTGGTCTCGATCGCCGCCCTTGCCCTGTTCGGCTCGATCATGAACGGACTGGCCAACGCCATGCACGACACCAGGCAGCGCGAAGCGGCGCTCATCACCTTCATGGTGACGGCCTCCGGGCTGACGCTGCTGTCCATTGGCTCGGCGTTCTGGGGCCTGATCGCCGGCGTGCTGACGCTGGCGATTCTTCAGTGGCGTCGCGCCTGA
- a CDS encoding DUF2322 family protein — translation MIEPTPVFKDNLAQMTQQGITIDGIARIELHDTAGALVATIENAPGKQGSLAVYHYLKQAFGTLDAKAAQHGLAVFAEHTADARNRPGAHPNVDRLLAIVAGGEALRIEEVPA, via the coding sequence GTGATCGAACCGACTCCGGTCTTCAAGGACAACCTCGCGCAGATGACGCAGCAGGGCATCACCATCGACGGCATTGCACGCATCGAGTTGCACGACACCGCCGGCGCGCTCGTCGCGACCATCGAGAACGCCCCGGGCAAGCAGGGCTCGCTCGCCGTGTACCACTACCTCAAGCAGGCATTCGGCACGCTCGACGCCAAGGCAGCGCAACACGGTCTGGCCGTGTTCGCGGAACACACGGCCGACGCGCGCAATCGTCCGGGGGCTCACCCGAACGTCGATCGCCTGCTGGCCATCGTCGCCGGCGGCGAAGCGCTGCGCATCGAGGAAGTGCCCGCGTAA
- a CDS encoding spermidine synthase produces MTLIKRKSIEAEAFVADASSARSQRPAYKPRFAPVTFSEIGGVRFLHFGTEWVQGAMRLSKPDRIELEYAQQMMAWLLFMRAPKHVVQLGLGTGSITKFCARQFPRTQVTAVELNPAVVVAARTMFDLPGDSRTLKVREMDAWDFVTDAANHGTVDVLQVDLYDATARGPVHDTPAFYKACRATLREPGMLTMNLFGDHDSYPKNIRRLRQAFDNRVIEFPEVHDGNVIVLAFNGPLLSVQWKDVEARAKVVEAATGLPAKRWVKQLRSANGDGGPVLTI; encoded by the coding sequence ATGACCCTCATCAAACGCAAATCCATCGAAGCCGAAGCCTTCGTCGCCGACGCGTCGTCCGCCCGCTCGCAGCGTCCCGCCTACAAGCCGCGTTTCGCACCGGTGACGTTCTCCGAGATCGGGGGCGTGCGTTTCCTGCATTTCGGCACGGAATGGGTGCAGGGCGCGATGCGTTTGTCCAAGCCTGACCGTATCGAACTCGAATACGCACAGCAGATGATGGCGTGGTTGCTGTTCATGCGCGCGCCGAAGCACGTCGTGCAACTGGGGCTGGGCACCGGCTCGATCACGAAGTTTTGCGCCAGACAGTTTCCGCGCACGCAGGTCACCGCCGTCGAGCTGAATCCGGCCGTGGTCGTCGCCGCGCGCACGATGTTCGATCTGCCGGGCGACTCCCGCACCCTGAAAGTGCGCGAAATGGATGCCTGGGATTTCGTGACCGACGCCGCCAATCACGGCACCGTCGACGTGCTGCAGGTCGATCTTTACGACGCCACCGCACGCGGTCCGGTGCACGACACGCCGGCGTTCTACAAGGCCTGTCGCGCCACGCTGCGCGAGCCGGGCATGCTGACGATGAATCTGTTCGGCGACCACGACAGCTATCCGAAGAACATTCGCCGCCTGCGTCAGGCATTCGACAACCGCGTGATCGAATTCCCGGAAGTGCACGATGGCAACGTCATCGTGCTGGCCTTCAATGGACCGCTGCTGTCCGTGCAATGGAAGGACGTGGAGGCGCGCGCGAAGGTAGTGGAAGCAGCGACGGGCTTGCCCGCGAAGCGCTGGGTCAAGCAACTGCGTTCCGCCAATGGCGATGGCGGTCCCGTGCTCACGATCTGA
- a CDS encoding DNA-deoxyinosine glycosylase, with protein MALPGDLSDLKRNFPPVVDAQTRVLILGSLPGEVSLAQQQYYAHPQNRFWHLVGEVIGEPLPSLPYAQRLEAVLAHGVGLWDVVAQARREGSLDSNIRLHAGSDLAGLIGTLPTLRAVAFNGGTAARIGQRALAQGGLALPVLLLPSSSPAYTIPYATKRDAWLALRDWLT; from the coding sequence ATGGCATTGCCTGGCGATCTTTCCGATCTGAAACGCAACTTCCCGCCGGTGGTGGACGCGCAAACGCGCGTGCTGATTCTCGGCAGCCTGCCCGGCGAAGTCTCGCTCGCGCAGCAGCAGTATTACGCGCATCCGCAGAATCGCTTCTGGCATCTGGTGGGCGAGGTGATCGGCGAACCGTTGCCTTCGCTGCCCTACGCGCAGCGGCTCGAGGCGGTACTCGCGCATGGCGTCGGATTGTGGGATGTCGTGGCGCAGGCGCGCCGTGAGGGCAGCCTCGACAGCAACATTCGCCTGCACGCCGGGAGCGACCTCGCGGGTCTGATCGGCACGTTGCCGACGTTGCGCGCCGTGGCGTTCAACGGCGGGACGGCGGCCCGCATCGGCCAGCGTGCGCTCGCGCAAGGCGGCTTGGCGCTGCCGGTGTTGCTTCTGCCGTCGAGCAGCCCGGCATACACCATTCCCTACGCGACCAAGCGCGATGCGTGGCTCGCGTTGCGCGACTGGCTGACATGA
- a CDS encoding chorismate--pyruvate lyase family protein yields the protein MTFRFDVSGRRWQAVPAPALSRHHKDWLTRGGALTRHLCALGRVSVRVVAERVMPADADQCRAIGVAPRTPMWARDVILLVDGEPVVVAHSVTPLTYSRSIWQAMRRLRTRPLADLLYHDPAVTRSVLVSSPLGPRHLLHGRARHDARDPLIGANPRARLWARRSVFLRHGAPLLVTEAFLPRFWRRLQATESAHAAQARQSASGPKAHA from the coding sequence ATGACTTTCCGATTCGATGTAAGCGGGCGGCGTTGGCAGGCCGTCCCGGCGCCGGCGCTCTCGCGTCATCACAAGGACTGGCTGACGCGGGGCGGCGCGCTTACGCGTCATCTGTGTGCGCTCGGGCGCGTGAGCGTACGTGTCGTTGCCGAGCGCGTCATGCCGGCCGATGCCGATCAGTGCCGCGCGATCGGTGTGGCGCCGCGCACGCCGATGTGGGCGCGCGACGTCATCCTGCTCGTCGATGGCGAGCCCGTGGTCGTGGCGCACAGTGTGACGCCGCTCACTTACAGCCGGTCGATCTGGCAGGCGATGCGCCGTTTGCGCACGCGCCCGTTGGCCGATCTGCTCTATCACGATCCCGCGGTCACGCGATCCGTGTTGGTGTCGAGTCCGTTGGGGCCGCGCCATCTGCTGCACGGCCGTGCCCGGCATGATGCCCGGGATCCGCTCATCGGTGCCAACCCGCGTGCGCGGCTGTGGGCGCGGCGCTCGGTTTTCCTGCGACACGGAGCACCGTTGCTGGTCACCGAAGCCTTCCTGCCCCGCTTCTGGCGGCGCCTGCAAGCGACCGAATCCGCACATGCCGCACAAGCGCGCCAGAGCGCATCGGGGCCAAAGGCGCATGCGTGA